A genome region from Hevea brasiliensis isolate MT/VB/25A 57/8 chromosome 7, ASM3005281v1, whole genome shotgun sequence includes the following:
- the LOC110650312 gene encoding vacuolar protein sorting-associated protein 2 homolog 3 produces the protein MNIFNKKPNPREALRQSKREMQHATRGIEKEIGALQSEEKKLVAEIKRTAKTGNEAATKILARQLVRLRQQIASLQASRAQMRGIATHTQAMHAHSSVAVGLKNATKAMTSMNKQMAPAKQAKAIREFQKQSAQMDMTTEMMSEAIDDALDDDEAEEETDELTNQVLDEIGVDVASQLSTAPKGKIAGKNKEDVGSSGIGELDKRLAALRNP, from the exons ATGAACATCTTCAACAAGAAACCTAATCCAAGAG AGGCTCTTCGACAGAGCAAGAGAGAAATGCAACATGCTACTAGAG GTATAGAGAAGGAAATTGGGGCACTCCAATCAGAG GAAAAGAAGCTTGTTGCGGAGATAAAAAGAACAGCTAAGACGGGAAATGAG GCAGCAACCAAAATTCTAGCCCGGCAGCTAGTCAGGCTTAGGCAACAAATAGCTAGCTTACAAGCAAGTCGTGCTCAAATGAGAGGCATAGCAACTCATACTCAG GCAATGCATGCCCATTCTTCAGTTGCTGTTGGTTTGAAAAATGCCACAAAAGCAATGACATCTATGAATAAG CAAATGGCTCCTGCAAAGCAAGCAAAGGCTATAAGGGAATTTCAGAAGCAGTCAGCGCAGATGGATATGACT ACAGAAATGATGTCAGAAGCCATAGATGATGCTTTGGATGATGATGAGGCTGAAGAGGAGACTGATGAGTTGACGAATCAA GTGCTAGATGAAATTGGTGTTGATGTTGCCTCACAG TTGTCAACGGCACCAAAGGGTAAAATTGCAGGGAAGAATAAAGAAGATgttggcag TTCGGGCATTGGTGAACTTGATAAGAGGTTGGCAGCTCTGAGAAACCCTTAA